In Bacillus cytotoxicus NVH 391-98, the following are encoded in one genomic region:
- the rlmD gene encoding 23S rRNA (uracil(1939)-C(5))-methyltransferase RlmD, with protein sequence MSNKMTPPVEKNEFIDVVFEDLTHDGAGVAKVDGYPIFVKNGLPGEKAQIKIIKVKKNFAFGRLMKLYTESPYRKEAECPVYNQCGGCQLQHVTYEGQLAAKQKQVRDVMQRIGGLHDVPVHPVLGMENPWVYRNKAQVPIGEREGGLVAGFYRQGTHDIINMETCLIQAEENDTLIQEVKRICETHGIRAYNEERHKGTLRHVMARYGHVTGEIMLVFITRTAELPNKKAIIEEITAKFPNVKSIVQNVNTKRTNVIFGETTTVLYGSEYIYDFIGDIQFAISARSFYQVNPEQTKVLYDKALEYAQLDGNETVIDAYCGIGSISLFLAQKAKKVYGVEIVPEAIEDAKRNAELNNMTNAEFAVGEAEVVIPNWYKEGVIADTIVVDPPRKGCDEALLNTIIDMKPKRVVYVSCNPATLARDLKVLEEGGYKTQEVQPVDMFPHTTHVECVAWLKLV encoded by the coding sequence GCCGGTGTTGCGAAAGTGGACGGATATCCCATTTTCGTCAAAAACGGATTACCAGGTGAAAAAGCGCAAATTAAAATTATTAAAGTAAAAAAGAATTTCGCATTTGGCCGCTTAATGAAGCTTTACACAGAAAGTCCATATCGTAAAGAGGCAGAGTGCCCGGTTTACAACCAATGCGGTGGTTGCCAGCTTCAGCACGTAACGTATGAAGGACAGTTAGCAGCGAAGCAAAAGCAAGTACGTGATGTCATGCAGCGTATTGGAGGTCTTCATGACGTGCCAGTTCACCCTGTTCTCGGTATGGAAAATCCGTGGGTGTATCGCAACAAAGCACAAGTGCCAATTGGAGAACGTGAAGGCGGACTAGTAGCGGGTTTTTACCGTCAAGGGACGCATGATATTATCAATATGGAAACGTGCTTAATTCAAGCGGAAGAGAACGATACATTAATTCAAGAAGTGAAACGCATTTGTGAAACGCATGGCATTCGTGCGTACAATGAAGAACGTCATAAAGGCACACTTCGCCACGTAATGGCAAGATATGGACACGTAACAGGGGAAATTATGCTTGTTTTCATCACGCGCACGGCAGAACTTCCAAATAAAAAGGCGATAATCGAAGAAATTACAGCGAAATTCCCAAATGTAAAATCAATTGTTCAAAACGTAAACACGAAACGTACAAATGTTATTTTTGGAGAGACAACAACAGTTCTATATGGATCAGAATATATTTATGACTTTATCGGTGATATTCAATTTGCGATTTCAGCGCGTTCGTTCTATCAAGTAAACCCAGAGCAAACGAAAGTGCTATACGATAAAGCATTAGAATATGCACAACTAGACGGAAATGAAACAGTTATTGATGCGTACTGCGGAATCGGATCCATTTCTCTATTCTTAGCGCAAAAAGCGAAAAAAGTATATGGCGTTGAAATTGTGCCAGAAGCAATCGAAGACGCAAAGCGAAACGCAGAACTCAACAACATGACAAATGCAGAATTTGCAGTTGGAGAAGCGGAAGTTGTCATTCCAAACTGGTACAAAGAAGGCGTAATCGCCGACACAATCGTCGTCGACCCTCCGCGCAAAGGTTGCGATGAAGCATTACTAAATACAATCATCGACATGAAACCAAAGCGCGTCGTATACGTATCATGTAACCCAGCAACACTTGCACGCGACTTAAAAGTACTAGAAGAAGGCGGGTATAAAACACAAGAAGTACAGCCTGTTGATATGTTCCCGCATACGACTCACGTGGAGTGTGTAGCTTGGCTTAAGTTGGTATAA
- a CDS encoding tRNA dihydrouridine synthase — translation MIDNFWRDLPRPFFVLAPMEDVTDVVFRHVVSEAGRPDVFFTEFTNSDSYCHPEGMKSVRGRLIFTEDEQPIVAHIWGDNPEYFRQMSIGMAELGFKGIDINMGCPVPNVASRGKGSGLILRPDVAAELIQAAKAGGLPVSVKTRLGFKEVNEWEEWLTHIFKQDIANLSIHLRTREEMSQVAAHWELIPEIKKLRDRIAPNTLLTINGDIPDRQTGLQLAEKYGIDGVMIGRGIFKNPFAFEKEPREHSSKEHLDLLRLQLDLQDQYAEVLPRSITGLHRFFKIYVKGFHGAAELRNQLMSTKSTDEVRALLDKFEQR, via the coding sequence ATGATAGATAATTTTTGGCGTGATTTACCACGACCATTTTTTGTACTTGCACCAATGGAAGATGTGACAGATGTTGTTTTTCGTCACGTAGTAAGTGAAGCCGGTCGACCGGATGTATTTTTCACGGAGTTTACAAACTCGGATAGCTATTGTCATCCAGAGGGTATGAAAAGTGTGCGTGGCCGTTTGATTTTTACAGAAGATGAACAGCCAATAGTGGCGCATATTTGGGGAGATAATCCCGAATATTTCCGTCAAATGAGTATTGGCATGGCAGAACTAGGGTTTAAAGGAATCGATATTAATATGGGCTGTCCTGTACCGAATGTAGCTTCGAGAGGAAAAGGTAGTGGCCTTATTCTGCGTCCAGACGTCGCAGCAGAACTTATTCAAGCAGCAAAAGCAGGCGGACTACCTGTCAGCGTAAAAACACGACTTGGCTTTAAGGAAGTAAATGAGTGGGAGGAGTGGTTAACGCATATTTTCAAACAGGATATTGCGAACCTTTCTATTCATTTACGTACAAGAGAAGAAATGAGCCAAGTGGCTGCTCATTGGGAGTTAATTCCAGAAATCAAAAAATTACGTGACCGTATCGCACCAAATACGCTCCTAACAATCAATGGAGACATTCCTGACCGTCAAACCGGGCTACAGCTTGCTGAAAAATACGGCATTGATGGTGTGATGATCGGGCGAGGTATTTTTAAAAATCCGTTTGCGTTTGAAAAAGAGCCAAGAGAACATAGCAGTAAAGAACACCTTGATCTTTTAAGACTACAGCTTGATCTTCAAGATCAATATGCGGAAGTACTACCACGTTCCATCACAGGACTTCATCGCTTTTTCAAAATTTATGTTAAAGGATTCCATGGAGCTGCTGAATTAAGAAATCAATTGATGAGCACGAAATCAACAGATGAAGTGCGTGCATTGCTTGATAAATTTGAACAGAGATGA